Proteins encoded within one genomic window of Aspergillus nidulans FGSC A4 chromosome VII:
- a CDS encoding ceramidase (transcript_id=CADANIAT00009028) yields MHAIEPFWGPQTSYLNFCEEDYVITRYVAEFINTLSSLIYCSFGLFGLYQLSQRKQGSFSRCIPYYGLIGVGVCSAGYHMTLKYHTQMSDELSMHLLTTPLLYRILTFQKTESYTRRVGVILSILFTIVMVTHMIMDEFLLHAVSFGAAVLLITIKTIKTIPQQIHDSDIRLNIKIVSRFGLICFISGYALWLVDNFLCLSLTSVRSVLGMPLAFLFEFHGWWHVLTGIGGYIAVAVVDLITAGEAGRDPTPDMAFPVPLATRAIRGLINRKGDGNKKGNCP; encoded by the exons ATGCACGCTATCGAGCCCTTCTGGGGCCCCCAGACCTCCTACCTCAA TTTCTGTGAAGAAGACTACGTAATCACTCGCTACGTGGCCGAGTTCATCAACACCCTCAGCAGTCTGATCTACTGCTCATTTGGCCTGTTCGGGCTCTATCAGCTCTCCCAGCGCAAGCAGGGATCTTTCTCCCGCTGCATCCCGTACTACGGTCTCATTGGCGTGGGCGTCTGCTCTGCCGGGTACCATATGACCTTGAAGTACCATACGCAGATGT CCGACGAGCTTTCTATGCACCTCTTAACAACACCGCTTCTCTACCGTATCCTAACTTTCCAGAAGACCGAGTCGTATACCCGCCGGGTAGGGGTCATTCTGTCAATTCTCTTCACGATCGTCATGGTCACGCATATGATCATGGACGAGTTTCTGTTGCACGCCGTCTCGTTTGGCGCCGCAGTGCTGCTAATCACTATCAAAACAATCAAAACAATCCCGCAGCAGATCCATGACTCTGATATCAGACTGAACATCAAGATCGTCTCGCGGTTTGGTCTTATTTGCTTCATCTCTGGCTACGCGCTGTGGCTGGTTGATAACTTCTTATGTCTGTCCTTGACTTCTGTGCGGAGTGTGCTCGGGATGCCGCTGGCATTCCTGTTCGAGTTCCATGGCTGGTGGCACGTCTTGACGGGGATTGGCGGTTATATCGCCGTCGCTGTGGTTGATCTGATCACCGCGGGCGAGGCAGGAAGGGATCCCACGCCTGACATGGCGTTTCCGGTGCCGCTAGCGACAAGGGCTATCAGGGGTCTTATTAACAGGAAGGGCGATGGGAATAAGAAAGGAAA CTGTCCTTGA
- a CDS encoding class II fructose-bisphosphate aldolase (transcript_id=CADANIAT00009029) yields MPLNKPNPALSILDHASKNNYAVPAMCVYNVEGILATVRAANKKRSPAMIQLFPWALHYADGLLVHAAAEAAKSAEVPVTVSMDHAQTPEIIRRAADIGGFDSIMVDMSHYEKEENLRLTRELVAYCHERGIATEAEPGRIEGGEDGVADTAELEGLLTTPEESEEFVDTGIDWLAPAFGNVHGEYGPRGIQLEYERLKSINEKVGDRVRLVLHGADPFTEEIFRKCIECGVSKVNINKVLNNEYVKVQREKAGRVPLTQLLEEATDEMQKAVEKCMDMLGSTGRY; encoded by the coding sequence ATGCCCCTCAACAAACCCAACCCCGCTCTGTCGATCCTCGACCATGCTTCGAAAAACAACTATGCCGTCCCTGCAATGTGCGTCTACAACGTCGAAGGCATCCTTGCGACGGTCCGCGCAGCCAACAAGAAGCGCTCGCCCGCCAtgatccagctcttcccgtGGGCCCTGCACTACGCCGACGGCCTCCTCGTAcatgccgccgccgaggccgCGAAGAGCGCTGAGGTGCCTGTCACCGTGTCCATGGACCATGCGCAGACACCAGAGATCATCCGGCGCGCCGCGGATATTGGTGGTTTCGACAGTATCATGGTTGACATGAGCCACtacgagaaggaggaaaatcTGCGGCTAACGCGCGAACTGGTCGCGTACTGCCACGAGCGCGGGATCGCCACCGAGGCCGAGCCTGGCCGGATcgaaggcggcgaggatggagtCGCTGATACGGCGGAGCTCGAGGGGCTGCTGACGACGCCagaggagagcgaggagttTGTCGACACGGGGATCGACTGGCTCGCGCCCGCGTTTGGCAACGTCCATGGCGAGTATGGCCCGCGAGGTATCCAGCTGGAGTATgagcggctgaagagcatcaaTGAGAAAGTGGGCGACCGCGTCAGACTTGTGCTGCACGGGGCGGATCCGTTCACCGAGGAGATCTTCCGGAAATGTATCGAGTGCGGCGTGTCCAaggtcaacatcaacaaggtCTTGAACAATGAGTATGTGAAGGTACAAAGAGAGAAGGCCGGGAGGGTGCCGCTTAcgcagctgctggaggaggcAACGGACGAGATGCAAAAGGCCGTGGAGAAGTGTATGGATATGCTGGGGAGCACGGGGAGGTACTAG
- the sdh2 gene encoding succinate dehydrogenase iron-sulfur protein subunit SDH2 (transcript_id=CADANIAT00009027), producing MASLRTTSRLVASSRSLFRPATFARSYATVESAQEPAPQMKKFQVYRWNPDKPSEKPKMQTYELDLKKTGPMMLDALIRIKNEIDPTLTFRRSCREGICGSCAMNIDGVNTLACLCRIPTDTTKESRIYPLPHTYVVKDLVPDLTQIYKQYKSIKPYLQRDTKTEDGLENRQSPEDRKKLDGLYECILCFCCSTSCPSYWWNSEEYLGPAILLQSYRWLADSRDQKTAERKHAIDNSMSVYRCHTILNCTRTCPKGLNPARAISEIKKMLAAH from the exons ATGGCCTCTCTTCGCACAACTTCGCGCCTTGTCGCCTCCTCAAGGTCGCTTTTCCGTCCTGCGACCTTTGCTCGTTCGTATGCGACGGTCGAGTCTGCTCAG GAGCCCGCGCcccagatgaagaagttcCAGGTCTACCGCTGGAACCCCGATAAGCCCTCCGAGAAGCCCAAGATGCAGACCTACGAATTGGAcctgaagaagaccggcCCTATGATGCTGGACGCGCTCATCCGCATCAAGAACGAAATCGACCCCACCCTGACCTTCCGACGAAGTTGCCGTGAGGGTATCTGCGGTAGCTGCGCGATGAACATCGACGGAGTCAACACCCTTGCTTGCTTGT GCCGTATTCCTACCGACACCACCAAGGAATCCCGCATCTACCCGTTGCCACACACCTACGTCGTCAAGGATCTCGTTCCCGATTTGACCCAGATCTACAAGCAGTACAAGTCGATCAAGCCTTACCTGCAGCGCGATACCAAGACCGAAGAT GGCCTTGAGAACCGCCAGAGCCCCGAGGACCGCAAGAAGCTGGACGGTCTGTACGAGTgcattctctgcttctgctgctcaaccTCCTGCCCGTCGTACTGGTGGAACAGCGAGGAGTACCTCGGCCctgccatcctcctccagtccTACCGATGGTTGGCCGATTCGCGTGACCAGAAGACCGCCGAGCGCAAGCACGCCATTGACAACAGCATGAGCGTGTACCGTTGCCACACTATCCTTAACTGCACACGGACCTGCCCCAAGGGTCTGAACCCTGCCCGGGCTATTTccgagatcaagaagatgttgGCTGCTCACTAG
- a CDS encoding uncharacterized protein (transcript_id=CADANIAT00009024) — MRAESIDLGHADDGLRTQLHESISAEDLGESVYLERPPFSDSSADSESVVWRPRLREWLVLICVSFVAMLDAFDATMLVPIIPVLSAVFEQPLRTVLWVDTSYLAARAASQPIFAMLSEVFGQGPILIVAVVIAIAGTGVCSGSLSVTCLVVGRLVQGTGNGGAIAVSSLLVTDLIPYPQRVRFSDYKCRAWVLGAILGPVSGGVLARYGNWNWTFYFSYIFCGLSLFVAPFAIDLKECKSISRRAAREMDWVGAMLTVLGIGSLLVACSWVGQPQNGGEDWRILATSCIGGLAMVVLVLYESVWVSRPMFNLGIFSSISKIMLYVGSTFHGLLVFWHLQGLSVYLFLVKEFSTPFMGVSIMTITAPALPILFLTAKLGIGRYPFRPRWIIRAGWTLSLLASGCFILLTAETPMPGWVFIFLTTGISHALLISGYNLCSQTESPIRKRDEEDGRHTARRGRAASPAFAILMYSILRAWGMCIAVPVGGSIVLTQMVQELDASGSAAEPSGSLTRKGGIVLTLDKRQELGQLFLSSFGFLWRFFMGASALGGLSSLLI; from the exons ATGAGGGCAGAATCTATCGACCTCGGTCACGCCGACGACGGGTTAAGGACACAGTTGCACGAAAGTATCAGTGCAGAGGATTTGGGGGAAAGCGTTTACCTGGAGCGTCCTCCATTTTCTGACTCGTCGGCCGATTCAGAGAGCGTCGTCTGGCGACCAAGACTTAGAGAATGGCTTGTTTTGATTTGCGTCTCCTTCGTGGCAATGCTAGATGCATTTGACGCGACAATGTTGGTGCCTATTATACCG GTCCTGTCAGCTGTGTTCGAACAACCGCTTCGGACCGTTCTTTGGGTGGACACGTCGTACCTCGCCGCCAGGGCAGCAAGTCAGCCAATCTTCGCCATGTTGTCTGAAGTTTTTGGTCAAGGACCAATCTtgatcgtcgccgtcgtcataGCCATAGCCGGAACAGGAGTGTGCAGCGGGTCGTTGAGTGTGACTTGCCTTGTTGTAGGCCGACTGGTTCAGGGAACGGGCAATGGGGGTGCCATTGCGGTCTCGTCGCTCCTGGTGACCGACCTTATTCCATATCCCCAACGTGTTCGATTTTCCGACTACAAGTGTCGTGCGTGGGTGCTTGGAGCAATCCTTGGACCGGTATCTGGAGGGGTCCTTGCTCGATACGGGAATTGGAATTGGACATTCTATTTCAGCTATATTTTCTGTGGCCTGAGTCTGTTTGTGGCTCCGTTTGCAATCGACTTGAAGGAGTGCAAGAGCATCTCCAGGCGTGCGGCGCGTGAGATGGATTGGGTAGGAGCTATGTTGACTGTGTTGGGGATTGGGTCACTCTTGGTTGCATGCAGTTGGGTAGGGCAGCCACAAAACGGAGGGGAGGACTGGCGCATTCTAGCCACCAGTTGCATTGGTGGGCTGGCGATGGTGGTGCTAGTGCTTTATGAGAGCGTCTGGGTGTCGCGGCCGATGTTCAATCTCGGGATATTTAGTTCCATATCCAAGATCATGCTGTATGTTGGCAGCACATTTCACGGACTTCTG GTATTTTGGCACTTGCAGGGCCTGTCTGTGtatctcttcctcgtcaaagaGTTTTCCACGCCGTTTATGGGCGTAAGCATCATGACCATCACCGCTCCTGCTCTCCCAATCCTCTTTCTCACGGCGAAGCTAGGAATCGGTAGATATCCTTTCCGGCCACGCTGGATTATCCGCGCTGGTTGGACTCTTAGTCTTCTCGCCTCAGGTTGTTTTATCCTATTAACCGCCGAAACACCGATGCCGGGGTGGGTATTCATCTTCCTTACTACCGGTATCAGTCATGCTCTACTCATCTCAGGATACAATCTATGTTCCCAAACCGAATCGCCCATTCGCAAAcgagacgaggaagacggccgacACACGGCGCGACGGGGCAGAGCTGCTAGCCCTGCCTTTGCCATTTTGATGTACTCTATCCTTAGGGCATGGGGGATGTGTATCGCCGTTCCTGTTGGCGGGTCTATTGTGCTGACGCAGATGGTGCAAGAGCTTGATGCAAGCGGGAGTGCTGCTGAGCCGTCAGGCTCATTGACCAGGAAAGGTGGGATAGTCCTGACGCTAGATAAGAGACAGGAGCTGGGTCAACTGTTTCTGAGCAGTTTTGGTTTCTTGTGGCGGTTTTTCATGGGCGCGTCTGCTCTGGGGGGGTTGTCCTCCTTGTTGATCTGA
- a CDS encoding uncharacterized protein (transcript_id=CADANIAT00009023) — translation MADQFPPRDYACENHGTDRRSVKCPSLVDKAKSVWNKTGLDLQSIMLMVKGAIPPTIGLAIYQADSIAAYFTTSGYLIAIISVLGFAIMPRAKFVQMMLLDILAVCVAAAVNALMMFATVKAREQSTSSDQSQPSSSGFPPYNSSASVTSGVFLFFQTYFVHSLRAHYQQFQFPVIIYSIVANVTFSFAPLLSTMPAALSMVRRLLEAALLGLGLSTGVSFFIFPLSCRAVVFKQMAGYISALRSALQAHTAYFEALESENVFGRTATYDSTVEKMDKHGKVYSPEATTIRKAVHKITELHGKMAGDLPFAKREIAIGELGPDDLQSIFRHLRQTMVPVVGLGFIVDIFERLSEYNKWNEPIDPSSVVSGDLRDRAVHEWHEIMTAVHDPFVSMIETIDEGLQHVAVTLKLTPAPKNVNLDPETASSRSPGNKGFSAYMERKLSDFKIAKQLALRTWSEEKGITLPPDFFEHPTTAHLETEDIPVDGSVDRDRARRQLFLFLYMEQLLASTGQVVLEFVRYADRKRESGKLSRTRLIIPGGKRLRKWALSIFKTGDPQGEDHLGDVNANNGVLQLGEAYTTRKDPEHLPPETTLQKLGDKIRRIAAMLRSPQSSYGFRVACATMTIAVVYFIRDTQEFFIRQRFVWAIIMVNLSMSPTSGQSLFGFALRIVGTILAMTLSLLCWYIPGKQTPGILVFFFLFVAATFYIPVKQFRFRIAGVITVISTAMIVGYELQARKIGEQNVSANGQTYYPIYLLAPYRLAVVTGGIAVAFFWTFFPYPISEHSVLRQNLGSSLYLLANYYSIIHETVTARMRGDEGDNALKTPAGRRLLKARNKVFSKQMIMLSSLRTYSEFLKWEVPIGGRFPKQQYDRIITCIEKPFMKLTAKPRFSIVNYLSLLGYASDSLKQLGNDDESDSAWLNDLRRLIASARITTHQITSVLCLLSASLTNQQPLPPFLKTPRPYSFSKRLEQLDKDILSLRHIAEPGFATFSVLQISTRCIVGDVELLMKYVIVRD, via the exons ATGGCGGACCAGTTTCCTCCACGCGACTATGCTTGCGAAAATCATGGCACCGATCGGAGATCTGTCAAGTGTCCAAGCCTGGTTGACAAGGCGAAGTCGGTTTGGAACAAGACCGGCTTGGACCTGCAGTCAATTATGCTGATGGTCAA AGGCGCAATACCTCCAACAATCGGACTAGCAAT TTACCAGGCCGACTCTATCGCGGCGTATTTCACCACTTCCGGATATCTGATAGCTATTATATCGGTACTGGGATTCGCCATTATGCCCCGCGCCAAGTTCGTTCAGATGATGCTGCTCGATATACTGGCTGTATGCGTCGCAGCTGCTGTGAATGCGTTGATGATGTTTGCGACCGTCAAAGCACGCGAGCAGTCGACCAGTTCGGATCAATCTCAACCGAGTAGCTCAGGCTTTCCGCCGTACAATTCCTCTGCTTCGGTTACCAGCGGCGTCTTTTTATTCTTCCAGACTTATTTTGTCCATTCGCTCAGAGCCCATTACCAGCAGTTTCAATTCCCCGTCATTATCTACTCCATTGTGGCCAACGTCACCTTCTCGTTTGCACCGCTTCTGTCTACTATGCCCGCGGCGCTATCGATGGTTCGCCGACTGCTTGAGGCTGCGTTATTGGGACTGGGGCTCTCTACTGGAGTGTCCTTTTTCATTTTCCCGCTCTCTTGCCGAGCCGTGGTATTCAAACAAATGGCAGGCTATATCTCTGCTTTAAGATCTGCTCTGCAAGCCCATACTGCCTATTTTGAAGCATTGGAGAGCGAGAACGTGTTTGGGCGAACAGCGACCTACGACTCAACCGTAGAGAAGATGGATAAACATGGCAAGGTCTATTCCCCAGAAGCAACAACAATTCGAAAAGCCGTACATAAAATCACAGAGCTCCATGGAAAGATGGCCGGCGATCTACCGTTCGCAAAACGTGAAATTGCGATAGGCGAGCTCGGTCCTGATGACCTTCAATCTATCTTCCGCCATCTTCGCCAGACGATGGTACCCGTAGTTGGCCTCGGCTTCATTGTCGATATCTTTGAGCGACTATCAGAATACAACAAATGGAACGAGCCTATTGATCCATCCTCTGTGGTATCTGGCGACCTCCGCGACCGTGCGGTGCATGAGTGGCATGAGATTATGACGGCTGTCCATGACCCGTTTGTCTCTATGATTGAAACAATAGACGAAGGCTTGCAGCATGTTGCGGTGACTCTAAAGCTGACACCGGCTCCAAAGAATGTGAACTTGGACCCCGAGACCGCTAGCAGTCGATCCCCTGGTAACAAAGGGTTTAGTGCTTATATGGAAAGGAAGCTCTCTGATTTCAAGATAGCTAAGCAGCTTGCCCTGCGGACTTGGAGTGAAGAGAAAGGCATTACACTTCCGCCAGACTTTTTCGAGCATCCTACAACTGCGCATCTGGAAACGGAGGACATACCCGTGGATGGCTCTGTAGATAGAGACCGCGCTCGGAGACaattgtttctgtttctttat ATGGAGCAATTACTGGCCTCCACTGGCCAGGTGGTCCTTGAATTCGTCCGATACGCCGATCGGAAACGAGAGAGCGGGAAGCTCTCGAGAACGAGATTGATTATCCCTGGTGGCAAACGTCTGCGCAAGTGGGCCTTGAGCATTTTCAAAACCGGGGATCCTCAAGGAGAGGACCATTTGGGCGATGTGAATGCGAACAATGGCGTGCTTCAGCTTGGCGAGGCGTATACAACTAGGAAAGACCCAGAACATTTACCGCCAGAAACAACGCTTCAGAAGTTAGGAGATAAGATTAGGCGAATTGCAGCAATGCTCCGCTCTCCACAATCGTCTTATGGGTTCCGTGTTGCATGTGCTACAATGACCATTGCGGTTGTTTATTTCATTCGAGACACGCAAGAATTCTTCATTAGACAGCGATTTGTCTGGGCTATCATCATGGTCAACCTGAGCATGTCTCCGACGTCTGGCCAAAGTCTTTTTGGTTTCGCCCTCCGTATCGTTGGGACTATCCTAGCAATGACGCTTAGTCTGCTTTGTTGGTATATTCCTGGAAAGCAGACTCCTGGTatccttgttttctttttcttgtttgtCGCTGCGACATTCTATATACCGGTTAAGCAGTTCCGTTTCCGAATTGCAGGAGTTATTACCGTGATATCTACTGCGATGATCGTGGGTTATGAGCTTCAGGCTCGCAAAATTGGCGAGCAAAACGTCAGCGCAAACGGTCAGACGTACTATCCGATCTATCTCCTGGCTCCGTATCGGCTCGCGGTTGTGACTGGAGGCATTGCAGTTGCTTTTTTCTGGACGTTTTTCCCTTACCCTATCTCGGAGCATTCCGTATTGCGACAGAACCTGGGATCGAGCCTATACCTTCTCGCTAATTACTACTCAATCATTCATGAAACGGTGACTGCGCGTATGCGCGGCGATGAAGGTGACAATGCCCTCAAGACACCAGCGGGGAGGCGGCTGTTGAAGGCCCGAAACAAAGTATTTTCAAAACAGATGATCATGCTGAGCAGTCTCCGCACATACTCTGAGTTTCTCAAATGGGAAGTGCCCATTGGGGGTCGGTTCCCTAAACAACAGTATGATAGAATTATTACCTGCATCGAGAA GCCATTCATGAAACTCACAGCTAAACCTAGGTTCAGCATTGTCAACTACCTCAGTCTTCTTGGGTATGCCTCGGATTCACTTAAGCAGCTTGGGAACGATGACGAATCGGACTCCGCTTGGCTTAATGATCTGAGAAGGTTGATTGCCAGTGCTCGAATTACTACGCACCAGATAACATCAGTGCTATGTCTTCTCTCTGCCAGCCTTACGAATCAACAACCTCTGCCTCCATTTTTGAAAACACCCAGACCGTACAGCTTCTCGAAGCGGCTTGAACAGCTGGACAAGGATATCCTGAGTCTGCGACATATTGCAGAGCCTGGATTCGCTACGTTTTCTGTTCTGCAGATTTCCACTCGCTGCATCGTTGGTGACGTGGAGTTACTTATGAAGTATGTTATCGTCCGAGATTGA
- a CDS encoding protein lsdA (transcript_id=CADANIAT00009025): MHFSSPLLALVPSLSFAFAAPTAENVDNTPLLPHGLPHPSPEQLQQIEQAAHGTLPGLPLPTNVSAAGITNLQLLAFQEHVEVAFFDQLIGNISRNVPGYVFINDAEREFALRSLMATLAQEEIHALTANNALQHFGIPTIEPCRYWFPVTNIDEAIALATTFTSHSLATLQDITERFATHGDAALARIMTGIIGTKGAQQGWFRTFQDKYPGEVPTLTTSDVDFAFTWANSFALPGTCPNLGDIKLRIFEPLEIMTRPEPRTHKIQISWSHGSDESKESLLWVAYINQHNAPIVAPLQVVACDGHKSTADVVVPFDDFLMNGLTVMAVVNRRGPFANAEAVARATVYGPALFIVQ; this comes from the exons ATGCATTTCTCTTCGCCACTTCTTGCTTTGGTACCATCCCTCTCATTTGCATTCGCTGCCCCAACAGCAGAGAACGTTGACAACACGCCTCTACTCCCACATGGTCTGCCTCATCCCAGTCcggagcagcttcagcagataGAGCAAGCCGCCCATGGCACACTTCCCGGCCTACCTCTGCCCACCAACGTCAGCGCCGCGGGGATCACAAACCTGCAACTGCTCGCCTTCCAAGAGCACGTTGAGGTTGCTTTCTTCGACCAGCTTATTGGGAACATCAGCCGGAATGTTCCTGGTTACGTATTCATCAATGATGCTGAGCGAGAGTTTGCCCTTCGGAGCCTCATGGCCACCCTCGCG CAAGAGGAAATACACGCTCTTACAGCCAACAATGCCCTGCAACACTTCGGCATCCCAACTATTGAGCCGTGCCGCTACTGGTTCCCTGTCACGAACATCGATGAAGCCATTGCTCTGGCTACCACCTTTACCTCTCACTCGCTTGCTACCCTCCAGGACATTACAGAGCGCTTTGCAACTCACGGCGACGCGGCCCTTGCGCGGATCATGACGGGCATAATCGGCACCAAGGGCGCCCAGCAAGGATGGTTCCGGACCTTCCAGGACAAGTACCCCGGCGAGGTCCCGACTCTGACAACAAGCGATGTCGACTTCGCCTTTACCTGGGCGAACAGCTTCGCCCTTCCCGGCACCTGCCCCAACCTCGGAGACATCAAACTGCGGATCTTTGAGCCTCTTGAGATCATGACTCGCCCTGAACCCCGCACACACAAGATTCAGATCTCTTGGAGCCACGGTTCCGACGAGTCGAAGGAAAGCCTCCTGTGGGTTGCATACATCAACCAGCACAACGCGCCCATCGTTGCCCCGCTGCAGGTTGTCGCTTGTGACGGGCACAAGTCAACTGCTGATGTCGTTGTCCCATTCGACGATTTCCTCATGAACGGGCTGACGGTTATGGCTGTTGTAAATCGCAGGGGACCATTTGCCAATGCCGAGGCAGTGGCTCGAGCGACAGTCTATGGCCCGGCTTTGTTTATTGTGCAATAG
- a CDS encoding protein pelA (transcript_id=CADANIAT00009026), protein MKTTFLVSLATAALSSTAAAVSVSGSAEGFAKGVTGGGSATAVYPDTIDELVSYLGDDEARVIVLSKTFDFTDSEGTTTETGCAPWGTDAACQVAINQNDWCTNYQPDAPSVSVTYDNAGTLGITVNSDKTLIGEGSAGVIKGKGLRLVSGTSNVIIQNIAITDINPKYVWGGDAITLNDVDMVWIDHVTWSYGQEYMLTLAKTARIARQHIVLGTEADNRVTISNSFINGESDYSATCDGYHYWGIYLDGSSDMVTMKGNYIYHTSGRSPKVQGNTLLHAVNNYWHDNSDHAFEIGEGAYVLAEGNVFQNIPTVAEDPIEGELFASPSESANEVCSTYLGRVCELNGFGSSGTFNQADTDFLSKFEGKNIASADSYSSVASSVASSAGNTL, encoded by the exons ATGAAGACCACTTTCCTCGTTTCCCTGGCCACCGCTGCCCTCAGCagcaccgccgccgccgtctccgtcaGCGGCTCGGCCGAGGGTTTCGCCAAGGGTGTGACCGGCGGTGGTAGTGCCACAGCCGTCTACCCAGACACCATCGACGAGCTGGTCTCGTACCTGGGAGACGACGAGGCCCGCGTCATTGTCCTCTCTAAGAC cttcgacttcaccgaCAGTGAAGGCACGACCACCGAAACCGGTTGCGCACCTTGGGGCACCGACGCGGCGTGCCAGGTCGCGATTAACCAGAATGACTGGTGCACAAACTACCAGCCTGACGCTCCCTCCGTCTCGGTGACCTACGACAATGCCGGAACCCTCGGTATCACCGTTAACTCGGACAAAACGCTTATCGGCGAGGGCTCCGCCGGTgtgatcaagggcaagggtcTGCGCCTTGTTAGCGGAACCAGCAATGTCATCATCCA AAACATCGCCATTACTGATATCAACCCCAAGTACGTCTGGGGAGGTGACGCCATCACTCTGAACGACGTGGATATGGTCTGGATCGACCACGTTACT TGGTCCTACGGCCAGGAGTATATGCTAACGTTAGCAAAGACCGCTCGCATTGCTCGTCAGcacatcgtcctcggcaCCGAAGCCGACAACCGCGTGACCATCTCCAACTCGTTCATCAACGGTGAATCCGACTACTCGGCCACTTGCGATGGTTACCACTACTGGGGTATCTACCTCGACGGCTCCAGCGACATGGTCACCATGAAGGGCAACTACATCTACCACACCAGCGGTCGTAGTCCCAAGGTCCAGGGTAACACTCTGCTGCACGCT GTCAACAACTACTGGCACGACAACTCTGATCACGCCTTCGAGATCGGTGAGGGTGCCTACGTGCTCGCTGAAGGAAACGTTTTCCAGAACATCCCCACCGTGGCCGAGGACCCCATTGAGGGTGAGCTCTTCGCTTCTCCCTCCGAATCTGCCAACGAGGTTTGCTCGACTTACCTTGGCCGTGTTTGCGAGCTCAACGGGTTCGGCAGCTCTGGCACCTTCAACCAGGCCGACACCGATTTCCTCAGCAAGTTCGAGGGCAAGAACATCGCATCCGCCGACTCCTACAGCAGCGTCGCTTCTAGTGTCGCCTCTTCTGCCGGTAACACCCTTTAA
- a CDS encoding uncharacterized protein (transcript_id=CADANIAT00009022) has translation MNGFASGVPKRKPLPSGAVASTPPIAASDPESDPEKTTEPVVASGDQLAAPEHKLTLWQQLQQKWGQFSAKKKRIIIGALVTSLALLALIIGLAVGLTRRHGKG, from the coding sequence ATGAACGGCTTTGCATCAGGAGTCCCCAAACGAAAACCTCTCCCAAGCGGCGCAGTCGCCTCCACTCCCCCAATTGCCGCTAGCGACCCCGAAAGCGACCCTGAAAAGACGACGGAGCCCGTGGTCGCGAGCGGAGATCAATTAGCGGCACCTGAACACAAACTGACGTTATGGCAACAGCTACAACAGAAATGGGGTCAGTtctcagcaaagaagaaacgcATCATCATTGGTGCTCTGGTCACATCGCTCGCGCTTCTCGCCCTTATTATCGGTCTTGCTGTGGGGTTGACGAGACGTCATGGAAAGGGGTAA